Proteins found in one Candidatus Methylomirabilota bacterium genomic segment:
- a CDS encoding ubiquitin-like small modifier protein 1: MAVLVRIPTPLRSLTRGAAEVQADASNVQDLIDVLESQYPGLRDRLVENGGELRRFINIYINQEDIRFLQGASTTLKQGDEVSIVPAIAGGV; this comes from the coding sequence ATGGCCGTTCTGGTTCGCATTCCCACCCCCCTTCGCTCGCTGACCCGAGGCGCCGCCGAGGTGCAGGCCGACGCCTCCAACGTCCAGGACCTGATCGACGTGCTGGAGAGCCAGTACCCCGGGCTCCGGGATCGGCTGGTGGAGAACGGCGGCGAGCTGCGCCGCTTCATCAACATCTACATCAACCAGGAGGACATCCGCTTCCTGCAGGGCGCCAGCACCACGCTCAAGCAGGGTGACGAGGTGTCGATCGTGCCCGCGATCGCGGGAGGTGTGTAG
- a CDS encoding aminotransferase class I/II-fold pyridoxal phosphate-dependent enzyme — protein MISRRVQGFTESVIREMTRVNNQYDGINLAQGMPNFPPPRELIDAAHRAIDGDFHQYAITWGTPRLRQAIAEKYRRFYGMDVEADRHVTVCCGSTETMLATLLAVLNPGDQVIIFEPFYENYGPGCIIAGA, from the coding sequence ATGATCTCCAGGCGTGTCCAGGGCTTCACCGAGTCGGTCATCCGGGAGATGACCCGGGTCAACAACCAGTACGACGGCATCAACCTCGCCCAGGGCATGCCGAACTTCCCGCCGCCCCGCGAGCTGATCGACGCGGCCCACCGCGCCATCGACGGCGACTTCCATCAGTACGCGATCACGTGGGGCACGCCGCGGCTGCGGCAGGCGATCGCCGAGAAGTACCGCCGCTTCTACGGCATGGACGTCGAGGCGGACCGCCACGTCACGGTGTGCTGCGGCTCGACCGAGACCATGCTGGCCACGCTCCTGGCGGTGCTGAACCCGGGCGACCAGGTCATCATCTTCGAGCCGTTCTACGAGAACTACGGCCCGGGCTGCATCATCGCGGGCGCC